Proteins encoded in a region of the Spiroplasma endosymbiont of Amphimallon solstitiale genome:
- a CDS encoding ABC transporter permease subunit, with amino-acid sequence MLCLQVNPLSFWKTIFINPLTNLVSFSNLIETYSVLILTGLAVAITFKYRIYNFGVSGQMLFSAMVTYVLAVDIYKSGGHSKWITPFLLLIAVLIGGLAGLIIAILKTYFKIHEIISTILFNFIAWEGYKGLIASNVYHNLNIPTQITNLRFSLISGPFSISNLFSAGIIIAIIVLLIAIIIFNNRTLGFKLNAIAKNPVAAKYARLNPQYQGLIILPISGAIAGIAGYLYFLGVNNNLPSLSAPIQEGFYGIVVAALAGYTPGVILFSSFFMSLFISPIENNAFMYLKNPEIAIIVLSITIYIIGIYPFIWHYLTHSIAIKEYLIRLKKKLIWKKELIKDEQQNVKIVNVESKSSKIFKKNKIFKRKRRKK; translated from the coding sequence ATGCTATGTTTACAAGTTAATCCATTATCATTTTGGAAAACTATTTTTATTAATCCTTTAACTAATTTAGTAAGTTTTAGTAATTTAATTGAAACATATAGTGTATTAATATTAACAGGATTAGCGGTAGCTATTACTTTTAAGTATCGTATTTATAACTTTGGAGTTAGTGGTCAAATGTTATTTAGTGCTATGGTAACATATGTATTGGCAGTAGATATTTATAAAAGTGGTGGTCATAGTAAATGAATTACTCCTTTTCTTTTATTAATTGCAGTTTTAATTGGTGGTTTAGCTGGTTTAATTATTGCAATTTTAAAAACTTATTTTAAAATTCATGAAATTATTAGCACTATTTTATTTAATTTTATTGCTTGAGAAGGATATAAAGGTTTAATAGCCAGTAATGTTTATCATAACTTAAACATTCCAACACAAATTACTAATCTTAGATTTTCATTAATTAGTGGACCTTTTAGCATTAGTAATTTATTTTCTGCTGGTATTATTATTGCTATTATTGTCTTATTAATAGCAATTATTATTTTTAATAATCGCACTCTTGGTTTTAAATTAAACGCAATTGCTAAAAACCCCGTTGCTGCAAAATATGCCAGATTAAATCCCCAATATCAGGGTTTAATAATTTTACCAATTTCAGGAGCGATAGCAGGAATTGCTGGTTATCTTTATTTTTTAGGAGTTAATAATAATTTACCTTCGCTTTCTGCTCCAATTCAAGAAGGATTTTATGGGATAGTAGTAGCTGCTTTAGCGGGATATACACCAGGAGTTATTTTATTTTCATCATTTTTTATGAGTTTATTTATTAGTCCTATTGAAAATAATGCTTTTATGTATTTGAAAAATCCAGAAATTGCAATAATAGTATTATCAATAACCATTTACATTATTGGTATTTATCCTTTTATTTGGCATTACTTAACTCATTCTATTGCTATTAAAGAATATTTAATAAGACTAAAAAAGAAGTTAATATGAAAAAAAGAATTAATTAAGGATGAACAACAAAACGTTAAAATTGTTAATGTTGAATCAAAATCTTCAAAAATTTTTAAAAAAAATAAAATATTTAAAAGGAAAAGGAGAAAAAAATAA
- a CDS encoding ATP-binding cassette domain-containing protein, translating to MEKTILKLQKISKYYDTRVIFENVNLEITQEIHAIVGNNSVGKSTLIRMLAGFEQPSKGKIVINSLRKGCYFPRDPSEMLYFRMAYAGQDDFFLDNLTVKQNIILGNEPTIAKIFPNWKEAEFKINNLMEKYKIKLNLNKRVSTLAIEELKKLSLLRALFKEPKILLLDEPTVGLSDSQKVEFWMIFKTFRNEEITVLFTTRDEEFAKMVANRVSWIENLNIGKTKVMKLEENTKLFTTNYWGKIFNYKKPKLINSVPMLYIDNLSLNKPNISNFHKIEFAICPGEIYGIYDYENLYSEVLLESIVRMIKTQTGRIFFQEQEVTYFKPQEISNLGIDWISGHYSNTAIIPDATLFENFTFWNYNKEKYVTKSGVVKTAVVNKKAREIIKKYQIFNYNNIFIKINKLSKGEIQKFVLARSIEEQPQLLILSNPFSDLDENSSLLIIKKIIELRESGSSILIIDTDPYLLQLLCQRVAVIYHKQFVCKLENKNVKVEIMNNPALWHDYPITNEIIVKTDKMYQLPQTKWSLKKKKIIRTINYLKRPFVKITSWINKKMENIRSRLG from the coding sequence ATGGAAAAAACAATATTGAAGTTACAAAAAATTAGTAAATATTATGATACTCGTGTTATATTTGAAAATGTTAATTTAGAAATAACACAAGAAATTCATGCCATTGTTGGTAATAATAGCGTTGGTAAATCAACGTTAATTAGAATGCTTGCTGGTTTTGAACAACCTTCTAAAGGAAAAATTGTTATTAATAGTTTAAGAAAAGGATGTTATTTTCCTCGTGATCCTAGTGAAATGCTTTATTTTAGAATGGCTTATGCTGGTCAAGATGATTTTTTCTTAGACAATCTTACTGTTAAACAAAATATTATACTTGGTAATGAACCAACTATTGCCAAAATTTTTCCTAATTGAAAAGAAGCTGAATTTAAAATTAATAATTTAATGGAAAAATATAAAATTAAGCTTAATTTAAATAAGAGAGTATCAACACTTGCGATTGAAGAATTAAAAAAATTATCTTTACTTCGTGCGTTATTCAAAGAACCTAAAATATTGCTGTTAGATGAACCAACTGTTGGTTTATCTGATAGTCAAAAAGTAGAGTTTTGAATGATTTTTAAAACATTTCGTAATGAAGAAATAACGGTCCTTTTCACAACTAGAGATGAAGAATTTGCTAAAATGGTTGCTAACCGAGTATCTTGAATTGAAAACTTAAATATTGGTAAAACAAAAGTAATGAAATTAGAAGAAAATACTAAATTGTTTACAACTAATTATTGAGGTAAGATTTTTAATTATAAAAAGCCAAAATTGATAAATTCAGTACCAATGCTTTATATTGATAATCTTTCTTTGAATAAACCTAATATTTCAAATTTTCATAAAATTGAATTTGCAATTTGCCCTGGTGAAATATATGGTATTTATGATTATGAAAACCTTTATAGCGAGGTTTTACTTGAAAGTATAGTACGTATGATTAAAACGCAAACAGGACGCATTTTTTTTCAAGAACAAGAAGTAACTTATTTTAAACCGCAAGAAATTAGTAATTTAGGAATTGATTGAATATCTGGACATTATAGTAATACTGCTATAATTCCTGATGCTACTTTATTTGAAAATTTTACCTTTTGAAATTATAATAAAGAAAAATATGTAACTAAATCCGGAGTTGTCAAAACAGCCGTTGTTAATAAAAAGGCACGAGAAATTATTAAAAAATATCAAATATTTAACTATAATAATATTTTTATTAAAATTAATAAATTATCAAAAGGAGAAATCCAGAAATTTGTATTAGCAAGAAGTATTGAAGAGCAACCACAATTATTAATTTTATCTAATCCATTTTCTGATTTAGATGAAAATTCTTCATTATTAATTATTAAAAAGATAATAGAGTTACGCGAAAGTGGTTCAAGCATTTTAATTATTGATACTGATCCGTACTTATTACAATTATTGTGTCAACGAGTAGCAGTTATTTATCACAAACAATTTGTTTGTAAATTGGAAAATAAAAATGTTAAAGTTGAAATAATGAACAATCCAGCACTATGGCATGATTATCCTATTACAAATGAAATAATTGTTAAAACTGATAAAATGTATCAATTACCACAAACAAAGTGAAGTTTGAAAAAGAAAAAAATAATTAGAACAATTAATTATTTGAAAAGACCATTTGTCAAAATTACTAGTTGAATTAATAAAAAAATGGAAAATATTAGGTCAAGGTTGGGTTAA
- a CDS encoding transposase-like zinc-binding domain-containing protein has translation MNKNTVKEILNNLSDKDFIEIFRENKTRIKQIEKKEKFEAVEQKFKEKGIQCPDCSSFLCTKYGSKDYKQRYKCKSCNITFHAFKNHYFYWSHLSHDQWDLLIQIATLGQSAYIISQFINTTNKTAWFNRQKFMKSTQLVKTQNQFVKLKARIEVDETFIKEIHKGNFKDPNDPRKQWIEENAKDLNCCIQMAIDENRNIYAQTTNTKRLNKKWVQENLTSKLIEENSIIVCDMQVLYDTVAKQTKSTIQQFKSKENKELNYKKLSNVSKIQSSLKEFITHYHGIGFTNIQNYLNLWKWKYQHYGLTPYQKSNVLYFSL, from the coding sequence ATGAATAAAAATACAGTAAAAGAAATTTTAAATAATTTGTCTGATAAAGATTTTATTGAGATTTTTAGAGAAAATAAAACTAGAATTAAACAAATTGAGAAAAAAGAAAAATTTGAAGCAGTCGAACAAAAATTCAAAGAGAAAGGTATTCAATGTCCAGATTGTAGTTCTTTTTTGTGTACTAAATATGGTAGTAAAGATTATAAGCAAAGATATAAATGTAAAAGTTGTAATATTACTTTTCATGCTTTTAAAAATCATTATTTTTATTGAAGTCATTTATCTCATGATCAATGAGATTTATTGATACAAATAGCTACTTTAGGTCAATCTGCTTACATTATTTCTCAATTTATTAATACTACAAATAAAACTGCCTGATTTAATCGTCAAAAATTTATGAAATCAACACAATTAGTAAAAACACAAAATCAATTTGTAAAATTAAAAGCTAGAATTGAAGTTGACGAAACTTTTATCAAAGAAATTCATAAAGGAAACTTTAAAGATCCAAATGATCCAAGAAAACAATGAATTGAAGAAAATGCTAAAGATTTAAATTGTTGTATTCAAATGGCAATTGATGAAAACCGAAATATCTATGCTCAAACAACAAATACTAAAAGATTAAATAAAAAATGAGTACAAGAAAACTTAACATCGAAACTTATCGAAGAAAATTCAATTATAGTTTGTGATATGCAAGTATTATATGATACAGTAGCTAAACAAACTAAATCCACTATCCAGCAGTTTAAATCAAAAGAAAATAAAGAATTAAATTATAAAAAATTAAGTAATGTCAGTAAAATACAATCAAGTTTAAAAGAATTTATTACTCATTACCATGGCATTGGATTTACCAATATTCAAAATTACCTCAATTTATGGAAATGAAAATATCAACACTACGGATTAACCCCTTATCAAAAATCCAATGTGTTATATTTCAGTTTGTAA